ttagatgtatgatttgcaagtactttctctcatttttttcccttaaaaatggttaattttatgttaatttcttctcaataaaataaataaataaataaagttgtaaGGAAAAGATGTGGAGACATatcaaccaaaaccaaaacaaaaacaaaaaagtttaaaatttcaaaaaaggtggggaggggaggtgggaagggagcAGGCTGATGTTAAGAATCCTTATCACATTCACAGCAAGCTGTCTGAGCCTAGTGAAGCCACACTTCTCTACTCTATGGTTATACCTGCCAACTGGAAAGGTTACTGCAAGGGTTCTAAATATCTCACAAAGACTGGAATTCTAGAATTGCCTGGTATTTCCCCTTCCTGGTCATTTCATCATAAATTGGGGTCACAAATTCAAGGGCCATATTTATGAACTCAAACTTAGGATACATACTCTGGTTAAGTACCAAAAGTACCAAGTATACTCCCAGGGACAATGGATTTTGCTCAAAAATCCAGGACATTTAGCTGTTAAAAACTACAGCTCTCTCAATGATTCTAACACTCAAGGGATTAAAAGAACTCATCCTCAGATATTTTACATATAGAAATAGTAAAAGCATAACTGAATTtcactgcattttaaaaacacagttcaggggcttccctggtggtgcagtggttgagagtctgcctgccgatgcaggggacacgggttcgtgccccggtccgtgaagatcccacgtgccgcggggggctgggcccgtgagccatggctgaacAGGCTGTGGCTTCAGTGATGCCTGTGGTCATTAGGATTAGAGGACTCCTGGTCCCGGGAGTGCCGGGCCCTTTTACGCCTGTgggatttatctttttttttttttttttttttttgcggtatgcgggcctctcactgttgtggcctcccccgttgcggagcacaggctccggacgcgcaggctccggacgcgcaggctcagcggccatggctcacgggcccagccgctccgcggcatatgggatcctcccagaccggggcacgaacccgtatcccctgcatcggcaggcggactcttaaccacttgcgccaccagggaggcccaatcttgACTCCTACTTCTACTTCTGTGACTACGCCCCTCAGAGCGCCCACTGTGCCGGCTGCAATGTGCGTCTGAGCTTCGACCTCTGTCTCCATCTCGGTTcttgtcttctctctcttccctcctgcttGATGACTTGTGTTCGTGCTTGGGCTTCTCCTTCCTCGGCTCCCTCTCTCGGTCCTCTGTTCCACCACGGCAGGTCGCCCTAATCTCaggggagctggggtggggctTCCACACCTCCCTGGACTCTGACTTCTGACCCCTCTCTGAGTTCTTGCCACTGTGCTTTTTAGAGCCAGGGTCATCCTTTTCCTTTATCATCTTGCTTCTGGGCGATGAAGAGGAGGCTGGCTGCTCTGCCTGTACCTCCTGGtcagtcttctctttttctttctttcttttcttttttaactttctgtcttttttgtgttttctggTGGGTTTGCCATCTTCAGAGCCCTCAGATGAACTCAGTGAGGGAGTGTGAGCCCCGCAGCCCCTCTCCTGCAGCTCTTTGGTCACATCATCCATTTCTTCTGAGTCCTTAGGAGCCCGATAGTTAGACACATGATCCACTCGGACAGATTTTC
This window of the Mesoplodon densirostris isolate mMesDen1 chromosome 3, mMesDen1 primary haplotype, whole genome shotgun sequence genome carries:
- the LOC132485568 gene encoding RNA-binding motif protein, X-linked 2-like, with amino-acid sequence MNPLTKVKLINELNEREVQMGEAEKVSWHSEYKDSAWIFLGGLPYELTEGAIICVFSQYGEIVNINLVRDKKTGKSKGFCFLCYEDQRSTILAVDNFNGIKIKGKSVRVDHVSNYRAPKDSEEMDDVTKELQERGCGAHTPSLSSSEGSEDGKPTRKHKKDRKLKKKRKKEKEKTDQEVQAEQPASSSSPRSKMIKEKDDPGSKKHSGKNSERGQKSESREVWKPHPSSPEIRATCRGGTEDREREPRKEKPKHEHKSSSRREEREDKNRDGDRGRSSDAHCSRHSGRSEGRSHRSRSRSKDKSHRRKRARHSRDQESSNPNDHRHH